The region GGCTCGCCTCTCGGAAGGTGCCGTCGAGAACGACGTGCTCCCCGGCGTCAAGGGACTCACGCGCTCGCTTGAACAGGTCGTCGTAGACGGCGGCGGACTCCGCAGCAGTGTAGCTGGGCTCGGGGTGGAGCTCTTTGCGGACCACGTCTGTTCGGAGGAGATGGCCGTCGAGGCGGTCGGTCACGCGCTCGGCGACGGTCGATTTCCCGGTTCCGGGTGGGCCACAGACGAGGACCAGCATTCGAGTTGAGGAGGGTGGTGCGTGTAGAAATAATCGGCGCTTTGGGGTTTGGGTTGGGGTGGTGGGGTGGTTTCTTGTGGGTTGGCTGTTTCTTGAGTTCAAGATGAATTTGGACGCGGGTAGGTCGCGGCCGCCTGAGGCCGTGAGGCTCGGGTCGTCTGTAGGGTTTGTGTAGATGGATCAGTCGAATTTCGATGCAGCAGGGAACGACCCGCGAGCCCAGAAGGTTGTTCGCGCCGTTGAACGCTTCCTGTCCACACTCCGGGAGCGAGCACCCCGGAAACACGCCTCGCACGTAGTTCATACGGAGAAAGTGCTACAGGGCGAGAAAGTCCGACAGAGCCCAGAGCGCTTCATCGTTGAACACCTAGTCACCGATGTGGCTGACGCGCTCGGCTACGACTATCGACCACAGCCGAAAGGGATAACGGGTCTTGGTGGGAAAATCCCCGATTTCGAGGTGCTGAACACCAACGGCGTCGTCATCGGCGAAGTCAAGAAGCCGAATCAGATTGAGGCAGCCCGAGATGAGGCATTCAAATATCTCGGTGATGTTTCGAAACGCCCTGCTGCAGGAATCGCTACAGACGGCTGGACGTGGGTTCTGCATACGGCTGCTGAACGAGGTTCAGAGCCAAGTTACGACTGTCACCGCCCGCTTCGCCCCGTCATGAAGAAAATTTGGACGGAGAAGTACGAGCAGTCTGAGCGTGCATCTCGACTTCAGCTTCGGAAGCAGGCACGGGAATTTACTGACGAACTCTCAATAGAGGCACTAGATGGGAAACTTCGAGCAGAAGAGTAACGCTGAATATCGACGCCCGCTGCTTACGCCGCGGCCGCCGGAGGCGGTAAGGCCCGGTTGGTACGCTGGGTTTGTGTAAGGGGTTTTTTACCGACGTGATAGCGGCTCTGTACCGCCGAACCTCTAATACTAGTATTATGAGATTTCTTCCTTTTTCGATGCACGATACACTCGGTCACTTAACTCAGGCACACGTTCGGCCAACTCGGAAACCACGTGATCGTCATTGAGGATGTGAACGAGTCCCCAGACCTCTGTCCTGTTCTCTACCTGAATCTTCCGCTCTCCGTCGTCATCCACTACATTAACCCCCTCAAGTGCCTCAGGGTGCTGGCCAATCACCCATTCAACATCATCCATGCTCAGATTCTCATAGACCCCATTTCTCTGAACATCGCTCACCTTCCTCATCATGTTCGGGTTATCTAATATCGCCTTTTCTACTGTCTCCATGTTCTCAAACATGATTTCTGAGTCTTCGAGAGTATTCATTACCTCTTCAGAAACTTCCTCATACGCTCGGTAATAGCCAAAGATTTGTTCAAACCTCCAGTCATCGAAGATATATAGAACCTCGTCGTGATAGACCGCATCAAGTCGCTTTGGAACCGAAATAATGGGATCATCAATTGGTTCGAAGTCCCCTTCTTTAGTCAGAAAGTTGAATAGGCTCGTATTGCCCAATAGTTGATTCCCCCAGTAATGTTGAAACCCTATCACGAGGTCATCAGGACCCCTGATTCTGATAGCTTGAAAGTCAGGATTCAGACTTTCGTATCTCTTTGACGGCAAATCCTCCTCGGTAAAGATGTCTTCAAAATCTCCGAGAACAGGCAGTTTTGATGACGTAATATATTTGACATAATCCCGATCTCCTAATCCCTCCCCATACGGAGTCGTAGACACTTTGTTGGCTTCCAATCT is a window of halophilic archaeon DL31 DNA encoding:
- a CDS encoding hypothetical protein (KEGG: sbn:Sbal195_0765 hypothetical protein) translates to MSSGDADVQTRLEDIRDYIWNQDDGEEGSPKTVSDDRLRDFIIGKDHEESISEFDYELGEVDLPPESLNSLHTLVNTQISYHIGRLEANKVSTTPYGEGLGDRDYVKYITSSKLPVLGDFEDIFTEEDLPSKRYESLNPDFQAIRIRGPDDLVIGFQHYWGNQLLGNTSLFNFLTKEGDFEPIDDPIISVPKRLDAVYHDEVLYIFDDWRFEQIFGYYRAYEEVSEEVMNTLEDSEIMFENMETVEKAILDNPNMMRKVSDVQRNGVYENLSMDDVEWVIGQHPEALEGVNVVDDDGERKIQVENRTEVWGLVHILNDDHVVSELAERVPELSDRVYRASKKEEIS
- a CDS encoding protein of unknown function DUF450 (KEGG: htu:Htur_1406 protein of unknown function DUF450), which gives rise to MDQSNFDAAGNDPRAQKVVRAVERFLSTLRERAPRKHASHVVHTEKVLQGEKVRQSPERFIVEHLVTDVADALGYDYRPQPKGITGLGGKIPDFEVLNTNGVVIGEVKKPNQIEAARDEAFKYLGDVSKRPAAGIATDGWTWVLHTAAERGSEPSYDCHRPLRPVMKKIWTEKYEQSERASRLQLRKQAREFTDELSIEALDGKLRAEE